Proteins from a single region of Spodoptera frugiperda isolate SF20-4 chromosome 8, AGI-APGP_CSIRO_Sfru_2.0, whole genome shotgun sequence:
- the LOC118275901 gene encoding 40S ribosomal protein S29, with product MGHANIWYSHPRRYGQGSRSCRACSNRHGLIRKYGLNICRQCFREYAHDIGFKKLD from the exons ATGGGTCACGCTAACATTTGGTACTCTCACCCTCGCAGATATGGCCAGGGCTCCCGCTCTTG CCGCGCCTGCTCCAACAGACATGGTCTCATCCGCAAGTACGGTCTAAACATCTGCAGACAGTGCTTCAGGGAATACGCTCACGACATCGGTTTCAAGAAG ctGGATTAA